agacaaggtcccgctcagttgctgagggtggtcccaatcttgcaatcttcttgctttttatttttgaggaaaatacATCAACATTCAATGTTAGAACACCatataaattacaaaattaagaCAGTTCCGTGTCAACATCCGATCACAACAGATTCAAAATCTTTGTGAAACTAAGTTTTTGGCAGTTGCTGTGATAAAAAGCAATACCAAAAACtcaacaagaaatcaaagtagcAGTGTCCAAAATTGACTCCAAGTTTTGAGATGCTCTGCTGTGCCTGACAGAGATGCAGTAAGTAActatttaagaatgaaataaaatatttttcttttaatttacttttcataaaaaaatacttatactTAAATTCTTTGCCAGTAACACTCCTGCAAATATAGTCAATGTTCCTAAGACCCACCAGACATTCTGTAAGAAGTATGGCAAACGCCAACTCCATAAAATGACACAGTACAAGAAGGGCAAGGATTTTCTGTATGCACAGGGAAAGTGGCGTGGCAATGGAAACAGTGACTGTGGTGGGCAGACTAAGccaattttcaggaaaaagactaaaactacaaagaaaattgTGCTGAGGCTTGACTGTGTTGAGCCTAACTGCAGATCTAAGAGAATGCTAGCTATTAAGAGATGCAAGCATTTTGAACTAGGAGGAGATAAGAAGAAAAAGGGCCAACTGAGCCAGTTCTAAATTTCATTGTTTGGttatgaagataataaaatgttcaggttatcttcacttaaaaaaaattatatttgggctggggagatagctcagctggtagagtgcttgcctcgcaagcataaggccctgagttcgacccccagtactgcaaaaaaaaaaaaaaaaaaaaaaaaaaaaaaaaattatatttatattgtttagATCTAACTATCaactatttagttcttttgaccTTCGGATAAAATgttttactgaaaataataagttttgcaaagatgtggaaaaattggaatCCCTGTGTATTGctggtaaaatataaaatagtacagtTGCTATGTAAAACAGTATGGTGATTCTTCAAAAAGATTAaacagaattatcatatgatccagcaaatCTGCTTTTGGGTgcatatccaaaagaactgaaagcagggacCAGTACAGATCCCTGTACCCATGTtgacagcattattcacaatagccaaaaggtggcaTTGTCTACAGAtagatggataaacaaaatgtggcatatgcaTACAATTAATTACACatccttaaaaaggaaaattctgatacatgctacaatgtGGATAAACCTCAAAGATAgtatgcaggggctggggagatagctcagtcggtagagtgcttgccttgcaagcacaaggccctgggttcgatccccagcacccaaaaaaaaaaaaaaaaaaaaaaaaaaaaaaaaaaaaaaagatagtatgCAAAGTAAAATAAGCTAGTCACAAAAGCATAAATGTttcatgattccacttatatgagaaACCTACATTAGTTAAATTCATAGATAAAGAAAGCAGAACAGTTTTCACAGACTGAGTAAGCACAGGTGGGGAGATAGGCATGAGTATTGAATGGTTACAGAATTTGAGAAgatgaaaagttctggagatggatggtggtgatggacgCATAACACTGTATATGCATAATGCCAcagaactgtacacttaaaaatggttaaatggacatgcctgtaatcccagcgactctggaggtggaggcaggatcacaagttcgaggccagccttggcaactaagcaagaccctatctcaaaataaaaagggctgatgggtagctcagtggtagaatgcccctgtgttcaatccccagtattggagggggaaaagaaaaaagaaaaaaaaagtggcaaattttaagttctatttattttaccacatttatttattcaattgttCATCCATTTTTACTGAGACATTAAGAGCACCGTAAACTGAGAAAGCCTGGAGACCAAGAAATTCAATGCCCACAGAGTACCTAGATGACTCTTGGTAGCTATTattcataaagataaaattttaccttttattcCCAATCAGCATGATAACCATATTGGAGCTAGAGTGCTGGCGGGCATCCTCTAACCATGAGGTCAGGTGGTTGAAGGTTTCACGCCTACaacagaaaaagttaaaaaaaaaagttcaggatgTGGGTCAGAAGCCTATTTCAAAAGACCAAagcagggctagggatgtagctcagcagcagagtgagTTCtctgcatgtgcaaggccctaggtttgatccccagcactgtaaaatcaaatgaatgaattccAAGCCCAAACCAACTTCAAGTAcataggaaaagggagaaagctATATTGtgtatagaaaaatattaaagaggtTGTCCTTAGTGGAACAAGTTGATAGAAAAGCTTTGAAGAACTTAAGAGTTTCCCTCCCACACACCAAATCTGGCTCACCTTGTAATGTCATACACCAGCAGTGCTCCAGCTGCTCCCCTGTAGTAGGAACGGGTGATAGAACGGAAGGATTCTTGCCCAGCCTTTCCCATCAAcatggcaacaacaacaaaaaaatcccaataaAACTAGGTTAATTCCAGAGAACTGACTTAATCACATGTCAGTCAAAAACAAAGGACCTAAGAAAGAATTTCTATTAGATTAAGAGAATTAGGAAAAGGAAACATGCCTGCCCAGAGAAAAATCAGGTAGGGAGTTAATATTCTGCAATGAGAATGCAATGGCTATTTTGGGTGGCTGGATTACTCTTCTTATGAGACTGTCTACCAAACTGCTTGATGTTTAACATCCCTAGCCCTAGTCACTAAATGCCAGTAGCACCCCAGAATCAGCATGATATCAAAGTCCTTTGCACACACTTCTCAAAAGCCCCCAAAAGAGAACAACTGAAAAGGGAACTGGAAACTCAGGGTATGCTATATTTCAAACCCAAAAATGAtgaatacatattaatttttctgcttctatctataatgagaaaaattatctTAGAATGCCAATGCCCTGTCAAATGGAAGTTTCATTCCAATGGATCAatgtagaaaattaaatataaaacaattaaatcAAGCATTTGCTAGATGATCTTTAGTGATCCATGGATAATAGCAGGACTTAGATGTGCCTTGCTGAAAATCCTGACATGGAAAATAGGAATAAGGAACAGGAAAAGATGCCCAGGAGCTAGGAtagtgttttcctttaaaaaacaaaaaacaaacaaacaaacaaaaatccagcTGGTTCACATTTCTAATTGGGCCaaaatattaagttttatttataaccAAGCAATTAATTCCCCCACATGCTGcataattttgctttcttttcatattttttttttttttttttggatgggaAGCAAAATTATGTCTTATCTCTGTCTCTCTATATTTGTCCTCCAGGGAGTTGTACTACTGAGCCccatccccttttttatttttattttcaggcagggTCTTGCTTTTTGGCATCAAAAAACTTTTGGTGATCTTCCAGCCTCAACCtatagagtcactgggattataggcatgtaccatggtGCCCAGTGCATAAGTGTCtttcaaataataatatgaaCACCCTGTGCATTGAATTGATTCTATTaagaaaggttttttgttttgtgtgtgtgtgtgtgtgtgtgtttgtgtgtgtgtgtgtgtgtgcagtattGGGGTTTGTGCCATGGGCACTCTATCATTGAACTacagcacttttatttttcattttgagatagagtctcactaagttgcagacactggccttgaatttgtgatccttctgcctcagcttctcaagcaGCTGGTGTTATACGCAAGCACCACCCCACCTGGCTAGTTTTCACATTTTGGAGATAATTTATCTTCATATCCTTACACAAAGGTTGGGAAGTAACACTACTGTTCATGTTTTACAGACAGGAAAActatgaagacaaaaaaaaaaaggtcctctCATTGTATAATATTAGTATGATGATACTtatgttataatattttaaattattttggggggggctggggagatagttcag
The Sciurus carolinensis chromosome 2, mSciCar1.2, whole genome shotgun sequence DNA segment above includes these coding regions:
- the LOC124973805 gene encoding 60S ribosomal protein L36a-like — translated: MHNTPANIVNVPKTHQTFCKKYGKRQLHKMTQYKKGKDFLYAQGKWRGNGNSDCGGQTKPIFRKKTKTTKKIVLRLDCVEPNCRSKRMLAIKRCKHFELGGDKKKKGQLSQF